From Streptomyces sp. CMB-StM0423, a single genomic window includes:
- a CDS encoding DUF2201 family putative metallopeptidase — translation MPAAAAAEEPADPEVVAEARRRKEAALLNFGTGQSVVASWLYTKCHRHLATTAIPTAAVTATGDGRCALLYNPYFFASLDFEGVAFVLFHEARHLMHRHLYVDEELRSDPVFTLAAEVAINHVALRRLGRTALPEAVPEGGGPPEPVGVDPDAVYRAYRDDLRGQGLAPLPYHEFIRTDLTVYGELRRMKAHDTPQSGYCVHLAGGAAGTEVPLDPETVGQVGDDVLREVMQSALRGGRSAREELLGLADRTADGGERFSRLWGRLGLDKLRGSTPRTRRVDWWQRWLTDVLASKLTESERLVYPKKHGAIVLALGHEPMLTRRGPERTKVVLVAFDTSGSMPDAVVGWLTTLVGQTDGVESHWLSFDGVVMPFVPGERVAGGGGTDFRCVVDYAEGRLEVAGKPFPHEPDAVIVVTDGYAPHVTPADPDRWIWLITDGGDDWPERHHRPMACHRVTSERQQRRST, via the coding sequence ATGCCGGCCGCGGCAGCCGCGGAGGAGCCGGCGGACCCGGAGGTCGTGGCGGAGGCGCGGCGCCGCAAGGAGGCCGCGCTGCTGAACTTCGGGACCGGGCAGAGCGTCGTGGCCTCGTGGCTCTACACGAAGTGCCACCGCCACCTCGCCACCACCGCGATCCCGACCGCCGCCGTCACGGCCACCGGCGACGGCCGCTGCGCGCTGCTCTACAACCCGTACTTCTTCGCGTCGCTGGACTTCGAGGGCGTCGCATTCGTGCTGTTCCACGAGGCGCGGCACCTGATGCACCGGCACCTCTACGTGGACGAGGAGCTGCGCTCCGACCCGGTGTTCACGCTCGCCGCCGAGGTGGCGATCAACCACGTCGCGCTGCGCCGGCTGGGCCGCACCGCGTTACCGGAGGCGGTGCCGGAGGGCGGCGGCCCGCCCGAGCCGGTGGGCGTCGACCCGGACGCGGTGTACCGCGCGTACCGGGACGACCTGCGGGGGCAGGGGCTGGCCCCGCTGCCGTACCACGAGTTCATCCGCACCGACCTGACGGTCTACGGCGAACTGCGCCGCATGAAGGCGCACGACACCCCGCAGTCCGGTTACTGCGTGCACCTCGCCGGCGGCGCGGCCGGCACCGAGGTCCCGCTGGACCCCGAGACCGTCGGGCAGGTCGGCGACGACGTGCTGCGCGAGGTCATGCAGTCCGCGCTGCGCGGCGGCCGGTCGGCCCGCGAGGAACTGCTCGGCCTCGCCGACCGCACCGCCGACGGCGGCGAGCGGTTCAGCCGGCTGTGGGGCCGCCTCGGGCTCGACAAGCTGCGCGGCAGCACGCCCCGTACGCGCCGGGTCGACTGGTGGCAGCGGTGGCTGACCGACGTGCTCGCCTCCAAGCTGACCGAGAGCGAGCGGCTGGTCTACCCGAAGAAGCACGGCGCGATCGTCCTCGCGCTCGGCCACGAGCCGATGCTCACCCGCCGCGGCCCGGAGCGTACGAAGGTCGTGCTCGTCGCCTTCGACACCTCGGGGTCCATGCCCGACGCCGTGGTCGGGTGGCTGACCACCCTGGTCGGGCAGACGGACGGGGTGGAGAGCCACTGGCTCTCCTTCGACGGCGTCGTGATGCCGTTCGTGCCCGGGGAGCGGGTGGCGGGCGGCGGCGGCACGGACTTCCGATGCGTCGTCGACTACGCGGAAGGCCGGCTGGAGGTCGCCGGGAAGCCCTTCCCGCACGAGCCCGACGCGGTGATCGTCGTCACCGACGGCTACGCGCCCCACGTCACCCCCGCCGACCCCGACCGCTGGATCTGGCTGATCACCGACGGCGGCGACGACTGGCCGGAGCGGCACCACCGCCCGATGGCCTGCCACCGGGTCACGTCCGAACGACAGCAGAGGAGAAGCACCTAG
- a CDS encoding serine/threonine-protein kinase produces the protein MSVGEGAGPGDRFGPYEVLRLLGRGGMGEVFLARSPAGRPVAVKTLLSETAPLGAAERARFAREIALARRAGGPHTAAVIDADPEAAVPWMATEYVAAPSLGELVRDCGLLTDPAAVGWVGAGVAEALLALHAVGVVHRDVKPSNVLLPPAGPKVVDFGIAHAADLTRTQVTLGTIAFTSPEQARGEPSTAASDVYALGATLFHLATGHPPYPESEPLQLLVRVAEARVELAGMPPQLDDLIRPCLRPAPADRPAVRELLRNLTGRVAAAPGAVGGAGLLPGEWRERIAAYERTGAAAAAEAETAPALADARPAPAPPVRPPGPPEPVERGEQAEQAEEIEPVEPVEPVEPVERAEQAGPVSPAGDSGPGVSPAASRGTGTLPLRAGTPEPAPGPGDPGTATTAPTPVRTGGKRAATAPLLLSRGPARLAAFTVLLCLGVVVALLIDRLPSDAPEARGSAPPASPAADTPAAQDPTPPPTPTPAPTPPKNEIAGVEKGDCLSISQPADRNMAMWDPWSGVEELDPVPCGSDKAYMKVTSLRWSETFGDPVCPRSEARDEFSVDYDPVDGSYSDAAVAVCVARQFRAGQCFPGLYAADDNSESAASLLSVTRCSKTEIPEIDNRMYRITGVEPLAEPQTCPPGSDSYWAFEKRGFALCAGML, from the coding sequence GTGAGCGTGGGCGAAGGGGCGGGTCCCGGCGACCGGTTCGGCCCGTACGAGGTGCTGCGGCTCCTGGGCCGCGGCGGCATGGGCGAGGTGTTCCTGGCCCGCTCGCCCGCCGGGCGGCCGGTCGCGGTGAAGACCCTGCTCTCCGAGACGGCGCCGCTGGGCGCGGCGGAGCGCGCGCGGTTCGCGCGCGAGATCGCGCTCGCCCGCCGGGCCGGCGGCCCCCACACCGCCGCGGTCATCGACGCGGACCCGGAGGCGGCGGTGCCGTGGATGGCGACGGAGTACGTCGCCGCCCCCTCGCTCGGCGAACTGGTCCGCGACTGCGGGCTGCTGACCGACCCCGCGGCGGTCGGCTGGGTCGGGGCGGGCGTGGCCGAGGCGCTGCTCGCGCTGCACGCCGTGGGCGTCGTCCACCGGGACGTCAAGCCGTCGAACGTGCTGCTGCCCCCGGCGGGACCGAAGGTCGTCGACTTCGGCATCGCGCACGCCGCCGACCTCACCCGCACGCAGGTCACGCTGGGCACCATCGCCTTCACCTCGCCCGAGCAGGCCCGCGGCGAGCCCAGCACGGCGGCGTCCGACGTGTACGCGCTGGGCGCCACGCTCTTCCACCTCGCCACCGGGCACCCGCCGTACCCCGAGAGCGAACCGCTGCAACTGCTGGTCAGGGTGGCCGAGGCGCGCGTCGAACTCGCCGGGATGCCCCCGCAGTTGGACGATCTGATACGCCCCTGCCTCCGGCCGGCGCCGGCCGACAGGCCCGCGGTGCGGGAGCTGCTGCGGAACCTGACCGGCCGCGTCGCCGCCGCGCCCGGCGCGGTCGGCGGCGCCGGGCTGCTGCCGGGGGAGTGGCGGGAGCGGATCGCCGCGTACGAGCGCACGGGCGCCGCCGCGGCGGCGGAGGCGGAGACGGCCCCGGCGCTGGCGGACGCCCGCCCGGCACCGGCGCCACCGGTGCGGCCGCCGGGCCCGCCGGAGCCGGTGGAGCGGGGCGAACAGGCCGAGCAGGCTGAAGAGATCGAGCCGGTCGAGCCGGTCGAGCCGGTCGAGCCGGTCGAACGGGCCGAGCAGGCGGGGCCGGTCAGTCCGGCCGGGGACAGCGGGCCGGGCGTCTCTCCCGCCGCATCGAGGGGCACCGGGACCCTCCCCCTGCGCGCCGGCACCCCCGAGCCCGCCCCGGGCCCCGGTGATCCCGGCACCGCGACGACAGCGCCCACCCCGGTCCGTACCGGCGGCAAACGGGCCGCCACCGCGCCGCTGCTGCTCTCCCGCGGACCGGCCAGGCTCGCCGCGTTCACCGTCCTGCTCTGCCTCGGCGTCGTCGTCGCCCTCCTCATCGACCGGCTCCCCAGCGACGCCCCCGAGGCCCGCGGTTCCGCCCCGCCGGCCTCCCCCGCCGCCGATACGCCCGCCGCGCAGGACCCGACGCCGCCCCCCACCCCGACCCCCGCCCCCACCCCACCGAAGAACGAGATCGCCGGGGTGGAGAAGGGCGACTGCCTCAGCATCAGCCAGCCCGCCGACCGCAACATGGCCATGTGGGACCCGTGGTCAGGAGTGGAGGAGCTGGACCCCGTGCCCTGCGGTTCCGACAAGGCGTACATGAAGGTGACCTCGCTCCGCTGGAGCGAGACCTTCGGCGACCCGGTGTGCCCGCGGAGCGAGGCCCGCGACGAGTTCTCCGTCGACTACGACCCCGTGGACGGCAGTTACAGCGACGCCGCCGTCGCGGTCTGCGTCGCGCGGCAGTTCCGGGCGGGGCAGTGCTTCCCCGGCCTCTACGCGGCCGACGACAACTCGGAGAGCGCCGCGAGCCTGCTGTCCGTGACGCGGTGCAGCAAGACCGAGATCCCCGAGATCGACAACCGCATGTACCGGATCACCGGCGTCGAACCGCTGGCGGAACCGCAGACCTGCCCGCCCGGCTCGGACAGCTACTGGGCCTTCGAGAAACGCGGCTTCGCGCTCTGCGCGGGCATGCTCTGA
- a CDS encoding serine/threonine-protein kinase, producing MPGSSAAVPRPHGRHYSTLSEEDPDAPVHDVTEFNPTVTWSAGQVISTTRDLNRFCAALLGGELLPREQVDQMLTTVPIESEESGASGASTAAYGRATAGRDACVREGYGPGAARARAGSLLPARGEQAVRRGDLGGVPGMTGEPPVGVPQAAPAEVGPYRIVRRLGAGGMGQVYLARSAAGRPVAVKTVDSGGPVTGDARRRFAREVALARRVSGAYTAAVVDADPDAAVPWMATEYVPAPSLAELVRTRGPLPADAALWVAAGTAEALAALHAEGIVHRDLKPSNVLLPVAGPRLIDFGISRPADLTRTTVSLGSVAFSAPEQARGEPSTPAADLYALGATVFYLVTGRPPYADTADFFRLLPRVARAEQDLTGLPPELAGAVLPCLRAEAAERPDAAAVVAEFGSRLAARPGAAGGGDWLPGEWLAAIREREAGEDGATPGAAAGGTGPGGPESAGPESGGPDRTRIAGEVARTAKAAGGAPAAPAPARPPLRRRRLTWLVAAAAVVAVAASSIVLVALADDDGRKLPPTAADNGADADGAADRDPPADDAAAPDRKDEADREPEDPYAALETKEDVASAKLIDAARKGDCLTVHYAVIGFEPENATPDKVPCDSPRAATRVTGKSEGTSDDCTGGPDSVEWSLLDFETGLCLDRNFQVGDCFPVREYVGGKRDKGYAVSSSRRWAANLASQSDCSGGSPSRIFEQLARVTAVHPASAADDGVCTDAWKVQSGTRAICTEVIA from the coding sequence GTGCCCGGCTCCTCCGCCGCGGTGCCGCGCCCCCACGGCCGGCACTACTCCACGCTCTCCGAGGAGGACCCGGACGCCCCGGTCCACGACGTCACCGAGTTCAATCCCACCGTCACTTGGTCCGCCGGGCAGGTCATCTCCACCACCCGCGACCTGAACCGCTTCTGCGCCGCCCTGCTCGGCGGTGAACTGCTGCCCCGCGAGCAGGTGGACCAGATGCTCACCACCGTGCCCATCGAGTCGGAGGAGTCGGGTGCGAGCGGCGCATCCACCGCCGCGTACGGGCGCGCAACCGCCGGTCGGGATGCCTGCGTCCGAGAGGGGTACGGACCGGGTGCCGCCCGCGCCCGCGCGGGTAGCCTGCTCCCGGCGCGCGGCGAACAGGCCGTGCGCCGGGGCGACTTGGGGGGAGTGCCGGGGATGACGGGGGAACCACCGGTCGGCGTGCCGCAGGCGGCGCCGGCCGAGGTCGGGCCGTACCGGATCGTCAGACGGCTGGGTGCCGGCGGCATGGGCCAGGTGTATCTGGCGCGCTCCGCCGCCGGCCGCCCGGTGGCGGTCAAGACGGTGGACTCCGGGGGCCCGGTCACCGGCGACGCGCGGCGCCGGTTCGCCCGCGAGGTCGCCCTGGCGCGCCGGGTCAGCGGGGCGTACACGGCGGCCGTCGTCGACGCCGACCCGGACGCGGCCGTGCCCTGGATGGCGACGGAGTACGTGCCCGCCCCGTCGCTGGCCGAACTGGTCCGTACCCGCGGCCCGCTGCCAGCCGACGCCGCGCTGTGGGTGGCGGCCGGCACGGCGGAGGCGCTGGCGGCGCTGCACGCCGAGGGGATCGTGCACCGCGACCTGAAGCCGTCGAACGTGCTGCTGCCCGTGGCGGGACCGCGCCTCATCGACTTCGGCATCTCGCGCCCCGCCGACCTCACCCGCACCACGGTCAGCCTGGGCAGCGTCGCCTTCAGCGCCCCGGAGCAGGCGCGCGGCGAGCCCAGCACGCCGGCCGCCGACCTGTACGCGCTGGGCGCCACGGTGTTCTACCTGGTCACCGGCCGCCCGCCGTACGCCGACACCGCCGACTTCTTCCGGCTGCTGCCCCGCGTGGCCAGAGCCGAGCAGGACCTCACCGGGCTGCCGCCCGAGCTGGCCGGCGCGGTGCTGCCGTGCCTGCGGGCGGAGGCCGCCGAGCGGCCGGACGCGGCGGCGGTCGTCGCCGAGTTCGGCTCCCGGCTGGCGGCGCGGCCGGGCGCGGCGGGCGGCGGGGACTGGCTGCCGGGGGAGTGGCTGGCGGCGATCCGGGAGCGGGAAGCGGGCGAGGACGGCGCGACACCGGGTGCGGCAGCGGGCGGTACAGGGCCGGGGGGCCCGGAGTCCGCGGGGCCGGAGTCCGGCGGTCCGGACCGGACCCGGATCGCCGGTGAGGTGGCCCGAACGGCGAAGGCGGCCGGCGGCGCCCCGGCCGCACCGGCGCCCGCGCGGCCCCCGCTCCGGCGCCGCCGGCTGACGTGGCTGGTCGCCGCCGCCGCGGTCGTCGCCGTCGCCGCGTCCTCGATCGTGCTCGTCGCCCTGGCCGACGACGACGGCCGGAAGCTCCCGCCGACGGCCGCGGACAACGGTGCCGACGCCGACGGCGCCGCGGACCGCGACCCGCCCGCCGACGACGCGGCGGCCCCGGACCGGAAGGACGAGGCGGACCGGGAGCCCGAGGACCCGTACGCCGCGCTCGAAACGAAGGAGGACGTGGCGAGCGCCAAGCTCATCGACGCCGCGCGCAAGGGCGACTGCCTGACGGTCCACTACGCCGTCATCGGCTTCGAACCCGAGAACGCCACCCCCGACAAGGTCCCCTGCGACTCGCCCCGCGCCGCCACCCGCGTCACGGGCAAGTCCGAGGGCACGTCCGACGACTGCACCGGGGGCCCGGACAGCGTCGAGTGGTCGCTGCTCGACTTCGAGACAGGGCTCTGCCTGGACCGCAACTTCCAGGTCGGCGACTGCTTCCCGGTCCGGGAGTACGTCGGCGGCAAGCGCGACAAGGGCTACGCCGTCTCCTCCTCGCGCCGCTGGGCCGCCAACCTCGCGTCGCAGAGCGACTGCTCAGGCGGCAGCCCGTCGCGGATCTTCGAGCAACTGGCCCGCGTGACCGCCGTCCACCCGGCGTCCGCCGCGGACGACGGCGTGTGCACCGACGCCTGGAAGGTGCAGAGCGGCACCCGGGCCATCTGCACGGAGGTGATCGCGTGA
- a CDS encoding MFS transporter: MSSVNPRRWWALLVLATAQFMVIMDTSIIGVALPEMQRDLGFSPGDLQWVFNAYVVAFGGLLLLGGRLSDLFGARRVFVTGWGVLIAGSVVAAAAQSAAVEIAGRAVQGVGGALIAPSAMTLLMILFSHDPRELGKALALYGAAAPAGGTAGVFLGGVFTEWLSWPWIFIIYVPIGIATLLATGLLPSVQPRRGGVDVLGAGAVTAGLALAVFAVVRAPEVGWGAAATVVQLAGAAALLALFLVIQRTARSPLMPLGVWRTPRLASANLAMVLLGAAWIPMWYFLNLYLQQVLGYGAFASGAALLPMTGLLMVVMTLLSARLLGRFGSKPLLAGGLLTLAAGLLWLSAVEPTGSFAVDVLPASLVAALGMSLAYIPGLMAAMSGVPQEQAGLASGIVNTTYQVGSALGLAALTALATSQGAGRLGDLPALTDGFSAAFTGAAGVAAAGALLTALFMGRRGSRPAAGAAGAGADAGAGAGAEAVRL; the protein is encoded by the coding sequence ATGTCATCCGTCAACCCCCGCCGCTGGTGGGCACTGCTCGTGCTCGCCACCGCGCAGTTCATGGTCATCATGGACACCTCGATCATCGGCGTCGCGCTCCCCGAGATGCAGCGTGACCTGGGCTTCTCGCCGGGCGATCTGCAGTGGGTCTTCAACGCCTACGTCGTCGCCTTCGGCGGCCTGCTGCTCCTCGGCGGCCGGCTCTCCGACCTCTTCGGCGCCCGGCGCGTGTTCGTCACCGGTTGGGGCGTGCTCATCGCGGGCTCCGTGGTGGCCGCGGCGGCGCAGAGCGCGGCGGTCGAGATCGCCGGGCGCGCCGTGCAGGGCGTCGGCGGGGCGCTCATCGCGCCGTCCGCGATGACCCTGCTGATGATCCTCTTCAGCCACGACCCGCGGGAGCTGGGCAAGGCGCTCGCCCTCTACGGCGCCGCGGCCCCGGCCGGCGGCACCGCCGGGGTGTTCCTCGGCGGCGTGTTCACCGAGTGGCTGAGCTGGCCGTGGATCTTCATCATCTACGTGCCCATCGGCATCGCCACCCTGCTCGCCACCGGCCTGCTGCCGTCCGTCCAGCCCCGCCGCGGCGGCGTGGACGTGCTCGGCGCCGGCGCCGTCACCGCCGGGCTCGCGCTCGCGGTCTTCGCCGTCGTCCGGGCCCCCGAGGTGGGCTGGGGCGCCGCGGCCACGGTCGTCCAACTGGCCGGCGCCGCCGCGCTGCTGGCGCTCTTCCTGGTGATCCAGCGCACCGCCCGCTCGCCGCTCATGCCGCTGGGCGTGTGGCGTACGCCGCGGCTGGCGTCCGCGAACCTGGCCATGGTGCTGCTCGGCGCCGCCTGGATCCCGATGTGGTACTTCCTCAACCTCTACCTCCAGCAGGTCCTCGGCTACGGGGCCTTCGCCTCCGGCGCCGCGCTGCTGCCCATGACCGGGCTGCTGATGGTCGTCATGACCCTGCTGTCCGCCCGGCTGCTCGGCCGGTTCGGGTCCAAGCCGCTGCTGGCCGGCGGGCTGCTGACGCTGGCGGCCGGGCTGCTGTGGCTGTCGGCGGTCGAGCCCACCGGGTCGTTCGCGGTCGACGTCCTGCCCGCCTCGCTGGTCGCGGCGCTGGGCATGTCGCTGGCGTACATCCCGGGGCTGATGGCCGCGATGTCCGGCGTCCCGCAGGAGCAGGCCGGACTGGCGTCCGGCATCGTCAACACCACGTACCAGGTGGGCTCCGCCCTCGGCCTCGCGGCGCTGACCGCGCTGGCCACCTCGCAGGGCGCCGGCCGACTCGGCGACCTGCCGGCGCTCACCGACGGGTTCAGCGCCGCGTTCACCGGAGCCGCCGGGGTGGCGGCCGCGGGCGCGCTGCTGACCGCGCTGTTCATGGGCCGCCGCGGCAGCCGTCCGGCGGCGGGTGCCGCCGGGGCCGGAGCGGACGCGGGTGCGGGTGCGGGTGCCGAGGCGGTACGCCTCTGA
- a CDS encoding IS481 family transposase, translated as MPHRNAPLTETGRLRLARCVVEDGWPLRRAAERFQVSPTTAQRWADRYRACGEAGMADRSSRPRRCPRRTPTRTERRIIKVRVLRRWGPARIAHLLGLIPSTVHRVLTRYRLARLTHLDRATGRVIRRYERDRPGELVHVDIKKLGNIPDGGGHKVLGRQAGRKTRKNAGYSYLHTAVDDHSRLAYSEIHTDEKKETATAFWTRAHAFFTDCGITVERVLTDNGACYKSHTWRDALADAGITHKRTRPYRPQTNGKVERLNRTLLDEWAYAKPYRSEQERRDAFPTWLHTYNHHRGHTALKGQPPATRVPNLSGQYT; from the coding sequence ATGCCACACCGTAATGCACCCCTGACCGAGACTGGCCGGCTGCGTCTGGCCCGCTGCGTGGTCGAGGACGGCTGGCCCCTGCGCCGTGCTGCCGAGCGCTTCCAGGTATCGCCGACCACCGCACAGCGGTGGGCCGACCGCTACCGCGCGTGTGGTGAGGCGGGCATGGCCGACCGCTCCAGCCGCCCCCGCCGCTGCCCGCGCCGGACCCCGACCCGCACCGAGCGCCGGATCATCAAGGTCCGCGTCCTGCGCCGCTGGGGACCAGCCCGCATCGCCCACCTGCTCGGTCTGATCCCCTCGACCGTGCACCGCGTACTGACCCGCTACCGCCTGGCCCGCCTGACCCACCTGGACCGGGCCACCGGCCGCGTCATCCGCCGCTACGAACGCGACCGCCCCGGCGAACTGGTGCACGTCGACATCAAGAAGCTCGGCAACATCCCCGACGGCGGCGGCCACAAGGTCCTGGGCCGGCAAGCCGGCCGCAAGACCCGCAAGAACGCCGGCTACAGCTACCTCCACACCGCCGTCGACGACCACTCCCGCCTCGCCTACAGCGAAATCCACACCGACGAGAAGAAGGAGACCGCCACCGCCTTCTGGACCCGCGCCCACGCCTTCTTCACCGACTGCGGCATCACCGTCGAGCGCGTACTGACCGACAACGGCGCCTGCTACAAGTCGCACACCTGGCGCGATGCACTCGCCGACGCAGGGATCACTCACAAGCGAACCCGGCCCTACCGGCCACAGACCAACGGCAAGGTCGAACGCCTCAACCGCACCCTGCTCGACGAGTGGGCCTACGCAAAGCCCTACCGATCAGAACAGGAACGACGCGACGCCTTCCCCACATGGCTGCACACCTACAATCACCACCGCGGACACACCGCGCTGAAGGGCCAACCACCCGCCACCCGCGTCCCCAACCTCTCCGGGCAATACACCTAG
- a CDS encoding PH domain-containing protein has product MSLASVVGIIPVLLVKDIPWQIRVAAGGAILLLVVFLVRGALRCATTADEEGIRVRGVVRQRSLGWADIQDLRVEPNPGAGMQNHAPQVLTYAYGPDGSRLQLPYLDDRHVDVDREVAALRAHWERLRGAGWAHSPAAAARIDRHAARQIAMMAGFAWTCLSFIPLVVLMLLPLFVSLPGTLETVLAPYTVMGAGLPLVFAVTSVLSYRRQLRALNEAR; this is encoded by the coding sequence GTGAGTCTCGCGTCGGTCGTCGGCATCATTCCCGTGCTGCTCGTCAAGGACATCCCCTGGCAGATCCGCGTGGCCGCCGGCGGGGCCATCCTGCTGCTCGTGGTCTTCCTCGTCCGCGGCGCCCTGCGCTGCGCGACCACCGCCGACGAGGAAGGGATCAGGGTCCGCGGGGTCGTCCGGCAGCGCTCCCTGGGCTGGGCGGACATCCAGGACCTGCGGGTCGAGCCCAACCCCGGCGCCGGCATGCAGAACCACGCGCCGCAGGTGCTCACCTACGCGTACGGGCCGGACGGCAGCAGGCTGCAACTGCCGTACCTCGACGACCGCCACGTCGACGTCGACCGCGAGGTCGCCGCGCTGCGCGCACACTGGGAGCGGCTGCGCGGGGCAGGCTGGGCGCACAGTCCGGCGGCCGCCGCACGTATCGACCGGCACGCAGCACGGCAGATCGCGATGATGGCGGGCTTCGCCTGGACCTGCCTGTCGTTCATCCCGCTGGTCGTACTGATGCTGCTGCCGCTGTTCGTGAGCCTGCCCGGCACCCTGGAGACGGTCCTCGCGCCGTACACCGTCATGGGCGCCGGGCTGCCGCTGGTGTTCGCGGTGACCTCGGTGCTCTCCTACCGCCGGCAGCTTCGCGCGCTCAACGAGGCGCGCTGA